One genomic region from Afipia felis ATCC 53690 encodes:
- a CDS encoding DUF1419 domain-containing protein, with the protein MHTLPTIRKIFQGVATRHEMYRMFNRHRGDPTWAAGDAAHLFAGEWFEIAEAEHDHMLDILPPLFLRGDLFAMREFMTGSVTSVFFALAIDGRRRWFHGYCDLSDRTSPERMKAAIIERESRPVRAMTRDERLEHIWSSTHEDYRGYAGERWPASMHGRRTVLVYAGRFGTVLKLLDALTDAEIAAKLPVQLRHLPETIAA; encoded by the coding sequence ATGCACACCCTCCCGACAATCCGCAAGATCTTCCAGGGCGTCGCCACGCGCCATGAGATGTATCGCATGTTCAACCGCCATCGTGGCGATCCGACCTGGGCTGCCGGCGACGCCGCGCATCTCTTCGCCGGTGAGTGGTTTGAGATCGCCGAGGCCGAGCACGATCACATGCTCGACATCCTGCCGCCGCTGTTCCTGCGCGGCGATCTATTCGCGATGCGTGAGTTCATGACTGGCAGCGTCACCAGTGTCTTCTTCGCGCTCGCCATCGACGGACGGCGACGCTGGTTTCACGGCTATTGCGATCTCTCGGATCGGACTTCGCCGGAACGGATGAAGGCAGCGATCATCGAGCGCGAGTCGCGGCCGGTTCGCGCCATGACTCGCGATGAGCGGCTCGAGCACATCTGGTCGAGCACGCATGAAGACTATCGCGGCTATGCCGGCGAGCGCTGGCCCGCGTCCATGCATGGCCGCCGCACCGTGCTCGTCTATGCTGGGCGGTTCGGCACCGTGTTGAAATTGCTCGACGCGCTCACCGACGCAGAGATAGCGGCCAAACTGCCAGTCCAGCTCCGCCATTTGCCGGAGACGATCGCGGCCTAG